In Cydia pomonella isolate Wapato2018A chromosome 27, ilCydPomo1, whole genome shotgun sequence, a single genomic region encodes these proteins:
- the LOC133532600 gene encoding cytosolic beta-glucosidase-like gives MWLWTVLPFFTLFPVDGVVVVTPELEKRFPDNFLFGVSSSAYQIEGSWNVDGKGQSIWDYYPHKQPEIVQDCTNADVTADSYRLFKQDIQILKHLGVKSYRFSISWTRILPDGTTNYINPRGIAHYRKFIDLLLENDILPFVTLFHWDLPIAFGKNGSWLNENTVDRFGDYVRVAFLAFGDKVKHWITINEPYILCLYSYELGMLPPLIKSPGKGFYECGRNMLLGHAKAYRIYDEEFRFQGGEVGLTLDAQWPIAASGSEEDAEAVKDYLALYVGQYLDPVIKGDYPQRLTARVAAASARQGTESRLRPLTEEEKKFIHGTYDFIGINHYTSVMVYRNESVNGMYEKPSFYDDVGIGIYVNDSWPASSLDFMKEYAPGFYSLLLYLKDTYNNPLVYITENGFPLSSAEGLDDRKKVNYIRNYLDALMDARADGSNCQGYFVWSLMDSFEWAAGYQYKFGLYQVDFDDPDKKRTARKSALVYKEIIRTGTIDVSYDPDPYQHNGSLY, from the exons ATGTGGCTATGGACGGTACTGccattttt TACCTTATTCCCAGTCGATGGTGTCGTGGTCGTGACACCTGAATTAGAGAAGAGATTCCCTGATAACTTCTTGTTTGGAGTCTCGAGTTCTGCCTACCAGATCGAAGGGAGCTGGAATGTGGACG GTAAAGGTCAATCAATATGGGACTACTACCCCCACAAACAGCCCGAGATCGTCCAGGATTGCACCAACGCCGACGTCACCGCGGACTCCTACCGGCTTTTCAAGCAAGACATACAAATTCTTAAACATTTAGGCGTAAAAAGCTACAGATTCTCCATATCTTGGACTAGAATACTCCCAGATGGAACTACCAACTATATTAATCCACGTGGGATCGCTCATTACAGAAAATTCATAGACTTATTACTAGAAAATGATATATTGCCGTTTGTAACTTTATTCCATTGGGATTTACCCATCGCATTCGGTAAAAATGGAAGTTGGTTGAATGAAAATACAGTAGACAGATTTGGAGATTACGTAAGAGTAGCTTTTCTAGCGTTTGGTGATAAAGTAAAGCATTGGATAACCATAAACGAGCCGTATATACTCTGTTTATATAGCTACGAACTTGGCATGCTTCCACCATTGATAAAATCTCCTGGGAAAGGATTCTATGAGTGTGGAAGGAATATGTTGCTAGGGCATGCGAAGGCTTATCGTATTTATGACGAAGAGTTCAGGTTCCAAGGGGGGGAGGTGGGTCTAACGTTGGATGCTCAGTGGCCGATAGCAGCCAGTGGATCAGAGGAAGATGCCGAAGCTGTGAAGGACTACCTGGCTTTGTAT GTGGGGCAATACTTAGACCCAGTGATCAAAGGCGACTACCCTCAACGCCTGACAGCCCGGGTGGCGGCGGCGAGCGCGCGTCAGGGCACGGAGTCCCGGCTCCGCCCGTTAACTGAAGAGGAAAAGAAATTCATCCACGGCACTTATGACTTCATTGGCATTAATCATTATACCAGCGTGATGGTGTACAg AAACGAGTCAGTGAACGGAATGTACGAAAAGCCTTCGTTCTACGATGACGTCGGTATCGGCATATACGTGAACGACTCGTGGCCTGCCAGCTCGTTGGACTTTATGAAG GAATACGCCCCAGGATTCTATTCCTTACTCCTATACCTCAAAGATACCTACAACAACCCCCTGGTCTACATCACCGAGAATGGTTTCCCCCTATCATCAGCTGAGGGTCTCGATGATCGGAAGAAAGTGAATTATATTAGGAACTATTTGGACGCCTTGATGGACGCGAGGGCAGATGGGTCTAACTGTCAAGGATATTTCGTTTGGTCGCTTATGGACAGTTTTGAATGGGCCGCTGGATATCA GTACAAATTCGGCCTCTATCAAGTGGACTTCGACGACCCAGACAAGAAACGAACCGCTCGGAAATCCGCGCTAGTGTACAAGGAGATCATACGCACTGGGACGATAGACGTTAGCTACGACCCAGACCCATACCAACATAATGGATctctttattaa